One Solanum lycopersicum chromosome 2, SLM_r2.1 genomic region harbors:
- the LOC101244139 gene encoding uncharacterized protein, producing the protein MSHPTAAPLSGPRLSQPSSSAMSPLYKQKSWSPDTFRDEAWQRRKGTHGSCLKRRSKSVTDEDFDEIKACIELGFGFDSPEMDQRLSDTFPAYDLFYAVNKQYTDTLSKTSSVSSVISNCESTLPPVSPHTIVFPGDNPQAVKTRLRQWAQVVACVVRQSSY; encoded by the exons ATGTCACACCCCACCGCAGCTCCGCTATCAGGACCACGCCTCTCACAACCCTCGTCGTCGGCGATGTCTCCCTTGTACAAACAGAAATCTTGGTCACCGGACACGTTTCGCGACGAGGCGTGGCAGCGGCGGAAGGGTACCCACGGAAGCTGCCTCAAACGGCGGAGCAAGAGCGTTACCGATGAGGACTTTGATGAGATTAAGGCCTGTATCGAATTAGGGTTTGGATTTGATTCGCCAGAAATGGATCAGCGATTGTCTGATACTTTTCCGGCGTATGACCTGTTTTACGCCGTGAATAAACAATACACCGACACTCTTTCAAAGACTTCCTCTGTATCATCGGTCATCTCCAATTGCGAGTCAACCCTTCCTCCCGTCAGTCCCCACACCATTGTCTTTCCAG GAGATAATCCACAGGCAGTGAAGACAAGGTTGCGGCAATGGGCACAGGTGGTTGCGTGTGTGGTGCGTCAATCTTCGTATTAA
- the LOC101243842 gene encoding uncharacterized protein isoform X1, translating to MWHEARRSEKKVHDMMDAARKRAQRRAIYLAKRRGDPQQSIQAIGSRCRIYRDDALYQATEDQQGMIPWNGKQDILIDRFDGRALLDFIRDPSSRHRRAPERTEEEEELEEFVNFQRYRDLIKHRRRGFKDEEGMQHVNQEMEAKTTALLGSDRPQLSQPPVSKGSYSQVGFSYDGEGKDEAHFSDGEEEDEDDDDDEEEEDFNSDDSNDEVMESIAKDYGVKRYGWLVYTDKKAKEEERRQREVIKGDPAIRKLSRKERRKASQLEREREREAARITGSRVLHHDPYRESRRSPTYEAYSRSRRSRSRSLSYSPPHSRRYERGGKSDDIYQGKERTPKIEYITEFGGADDENKPKVEGYSPPPSPPPRTDPLSRPSTGRILEALHVDPASGVSIDKDKSGQMLKTPTSASSALSKLNKTTSSSSLSKQQGEKKETPQERLKRIMSKQLNKQIKKDTAIETAKKREQEKQRLEKLAETSRVSRYRRRSRSRSYSRSPRRHRRSRSPSRERSSRRYRSRSRSGSRSRTHSCSHSPSHSHSSSRSLSRSISRSRSPRRRRSRY from the exons atgTGGCATGAAGCTCGGAGGTCGGAGAAGAAAGTTCACGATATGATGGACGCTGCTCGTAAGAGAGCTCAAAGACGGGCCATCTATCTCGCTAAACGCCGTGGTGATCCACAGCAATCCATTCAAGCCATCGGCTCTCGTTGTCGTATCTACCGCGACGACGCTCTTTATCAAGCCACCGAGGATCAGCAGGGAAT GATACCTTGGAATGGGAAACAAGACATTTTGATTGACAG ATTTGATGGCCGTGCTCTTCTTGATTTCATTCGTGATCCTAGTTCTCGACATCGTCGGGCCCCAGAAAGAacagaggaagaggaagaactAGAAGAGTTTGTTAATTTTCAGCGTTATCGGGATTTAATTAAGCATCGGCGTAGAGGAT TTAAAGATGAAGAGGGTATGCAACATGTTAATCAGGAGATGGAGGCTAAAACCACTGCACTGCTCGGCTCTGACAG ACCTCAGCTTTCTCAGCCTCCAGTGAGCAAGGGGTCGTATTCACAAGTGGGTTTCTCATATGATGGAGAGGGGAAAGATGAAGCTCACTTTTCGgatggtgaagaagaagatgaagatgacgatgatgatgaggaagaagaagatttTAACAGCGATGATAGCAACGATGAAGTGATGGAGTCAATTGCCAAGGATTATGGTGTGAAACGGTATGGATGGCTTGTCTACACGGACAAAAAGGCCAAGGAGGAAGAAAGGAGGCAAAGAGAAGTTATTAAGGGAGATCCTGCAATA AGGAAGCTAAGTCgcaaagagagaagaaaagcTTCTCAACTAGAAagggagagggaaagagaagcTGCCCGTATTACCGGTAGTAGAGTTCTTCATCATGATCCCTATCG TGAATCTCGTCGAAGTCCGACATATGAAGCTTATTCACGTTCCAGAAG ATCCAGGTCAAGGTCTCTCTCATACTCCCCTCCCCATTCAAGGCGCTACGAACGTGGAGGCAAATCTGATGATATTTACCAAGGCAAAGAAAGAACTCCGAAGATAGAGTATATTACTGAATTTGGTGGCGCAGATGATGAGAACAAGCCTAAAGTTGAAGGATATTCTCCACCACCATCTCCTCCACCTCGAACTGATCCATTAAGCCG GCCATCAACTGGTCGTATTCTTGAGGCCCTCCATGTAGATCCTGCATCTGGGGTATCTATTGATAAGGATAAGAGTGGCCAAATGTTGAAAACACCAACAAG TGCGTCTTCAGCACTATCTAAGTTGAACAAGACAACTAGTAGTTCAAGTCTCTCTAAACAGCAGGGTGAAAAGAAGGAAACACCTCAGGAGAGACTTAAGCGGATTATGAGCAAACAATTGAACAAACAAA TCAAGAAAGATACAGCTATTGAAACTGCCAAGAAAAGAGAACAAGAGAAACAGAGGCTTGAAAAGCTGGCAGAGACAAGCCGGGTAAGCCGGTATCGTCGCCGAAGCCGTAGTAGAAGTTACAGCCGTTCCCCTCGAAG GCATCGACGTAGCCGGAGTCCCAGCAGAGAAAGGAGTTCTCGTAGATATCGCTCACGTTCAAGGTCTGGCTCACGGTCGCGCACTCACTCTTGCTCACATTCGCCTTCGCATTCTCACTCCAGTTCACGCTCTCTTTCTCGTTCCATTTCCCGGTCTCGTTCACCTCG TAGGAGACGATCAAGATACTGA
- the LOC101243842 gene encoding uncharacterized protein isoform X2 has product MWHEARRSEKKVHDMMDAARKRAQRRAIYLAKRRGDPQQSIQAIGSRCRIYRDDALYQATEDQQGMIPWNGKQDILIDRFDGRALLDFIRDPSSRHRRAPERTEEEEELEEFVNFQRYRDLIKHRRRGFKDEEGMQHVNQEMEAKTTALLGSDRPQLSQPPVSKGSYSQVGFSYDGEGKDEAHFSDGEEEDEDDDDDEEEEDFNSDDSNDEVMESIAKDYGVKRYGWLVYTDKKAKEEERRQREVIKGDPAIRKLSRKERRKASQLEREREREAARITGSRVLHHDPYRESRRSPTYEAYSRSRRSRSRSLSYSPPHSRRYERGGKSDDIYQGKERTPKIEYITEFGGADDENKPKVEGYSPPPSPPPRTDPLSRPSTGRILEALHVDPASGVSIDKDKSGQMLKTPTSASSALSKLNKTTSSSSLSKQQGEKKETPQERLKRIMSKQLNKQIKKDTAIETAKKREQEKQRLEKLAETSRVSRYRRRSRSRSYSRSPRRHRRSRSPSRERSSRRYRSRSRSGSRSRTHSCSHSPSHSHSSSRSLSRSISRSRSPRRRSRY; this is encoded by the exons atgTGGCATGAAGCTCGGAGGTCGGAGAAGAAAGTTCACGATATGATGGACGCTGCTCGTAAGAGAGCTCAAAGACGGGCCATCTATCTCGCTAAACGCCGTGGTGATCCACAGCAATCCATTCAAGCCATCGGCTCTCGTTGTCGTATCTACCGCGACGACGCTCTTTATCAAGCCACCGAGGATCAGCAGGGAAT GATACCTTGGAATGGGAAACAAGACATTTTGATTGACAG ATTTGATGGCCGTGCTCTTCTTGATTTCATTCGTGATCCTAGTTCTCGACATCGTCGGGCCCCAGAAAGAacagaggaagaggaagaactAGAAGAGTTTGTTAATTTTCAGCGTTATCGGGATTTAATTAAGCATCGGCGTAGAGGAT TTAAAGATGAAGAGGGTATGCAACATGTTAATCAGGAGATGGAGGCTAAAACCACTGCACTGCTCGGCTCTGACAG ACCTCAGCTTTCTCAGCCTCCAGTGAGCAAGGGGTCGTATTCACAAGTGGGTTTCTCATATGATGGAGAGGGGAAAGATGAAGCTCACTTTTCGgatggtgaagaagaagatgaagatgacgatgatgatgaggaagaagaagatttTAACAGCGATGATAGCAACGATGAAGTGATGGAGTCAATTGCCAAGGATTATGGTGTGAAACGGTATGGATGGCTTGTCTACACGGACAAAAAGGCCAAGGAGGAAGAAAGGAGGCAAAGAGAAGTTATTAAGGGAGATCCTGCAATA AGGAAGCTAAGTCgcaaagagagaagaaaagcTTCTCAACTAGAAagggagagggaaagagaagcTGCCCGTATTACCGGTAGTAGAGTTCTTCATCATGATCCCTATCG TGAATCTCGTCGAAGTCCGACATATGAAGCTTATTCACGTTCCAGAAG ATCCAGGTCAAGGTCTCTCTCATACTCCCCTCCCCATTCAAGGCGCTACGAACGTGGAGGCAAATCTGATGATATTTACCAAGGCAAAGAAAGAACTCCGAAGATAGAGTATATTACTGAATTTGGTGGCGCAGATGATGAGAACAAGCCTAAAGTTGAAGGATATTCTCCACCACCATCTCCTCCACCTCGAACTGATCCATTAAGCCG GCCATCAACTGGTCGTATTCTTGAGGCCCTCCATGTAGATCCTGCATCTGGGGTATCTATTGATAAGGATAAGAGTGGCCAAATGTTGAAAACACCAACAAG TGCGTCTTCAGCACTATCTAAGTTGAACAAGACAACTAGTAGTTCAAGTCTCTCTAAACAGCAGGGTGAAAAGAAGGAAACACCTCAGGAGAGACTTAAGCGGATTATGAGCAAACAATTGAACAAACAAA TCAAGAAAGATACAGCTATTGAAACTGCCAAGAAAAGAGAACAAGAGAAACAGAGGCTTGAAAAGCTGGCAGAGACAAGCCGGGTAAGCCGGTATCGTCGCCGAAGCCGTAGTAGAAGTTACAGCCGTTCCCCTCGAAG GCATCGACGTAGCCGGAGTCCCAGCAGAGAAAGGAGTTCTCGTAGATATCGCTCACGTTCAAGGTCTGGCTCACGGTCGCGCACTCACTCTTGCTCACATTCGCCTTCGCATTCTCACTCCAGTTCACGCTCTCTTTCTCGTTCCATTTCCCGGTCTCGTTCACCTCG GAGACGATCAAGATACTGA